The sequence below is a genomic window from Ignavibacteriales bacterium.
CATCATAAAGCGAATCAAGTTTAATAGAGGTGGATAGATTTTTGATTGCATCGGGATATTCATTTATACCGATGTAACATCTACCCAGATATAAAAATAATTCTGCATCCAAAGGGTCTTCATTAATTGCATCTGTAAGTTGATTGATTGCTAACAAGTATTCTTCGTTATTAAAGTTTGATATTGCCGATTGTTTTATAGTTAAGTAAAGTATATCGTCTAAATTTGTGGACTCATCTGGTGGATATAGTATACAATCCGGATCAGGATAAACTTCAATTATTTCAACGATAACAGGTTCAGGTGCATAACAAATTGGTGTTGATTGTACTGGTGTGGGATCATGATATACAGGCACAGTTGGTTTAACAGGAGGTTGAACTATTGTAGTTGGTGGTTTGTTGTCAACTCTATCGAGCCTTCCGCCGTCTCCATCCCGGATGTTTCCACTGTCTCTTCGTTGTGCCTCACTGGTAATACTGATTAAAAGAAAAGCCGTTAAAAGAAATGTAAAAGTTTTCATTGAATACCTCCCGCAAAATTTGAAAACTTTAATTCTACAATTATGCCACAGATTTTAGGGGATATAAAAAAAGTGGTCAAGTTGTTAGACCACTTTTGAAACAGGGATTGTCAGAAATGTTAAACGTGAACTGCGACTTCTTTAAGATGTGCCTCTTTAACTTTTTCGAGTGCCTGCTCAAGATCATTTATGATGTCATTAACATTTTCAATTCCAACTGAAAGCCGAACAAGTCCTTCTGTAATTCCTCCGGCTAATCTTGCTTCCTTACCCATGGAGTAGTGTGTCATACTTGCAGGGTGTTGAATAAGGCTTTCAACTCCACCTAGACTTACAGCAAGCTGACATAGCTGAACAGAATTCATCATCACCTGACCGGCTTCAAATCCTCCTTCAAGTTCAAATGTTATCATACCGCCTGGACCTTTGTGCTGGTTCTTTCCAAGTTCATATTGAGGGTGACTCTTTAGTCCGGGAAAACTTATTGTTTTAATGAGCGGATGTTTTTCAAGCCACTCAGCAATAATCTGCGCACTTTCACAATGACGTTCCATTCTAAGAGCTAAAGTTTTTAATCCACGGTGTACAAGGAATGAATTGAATGGATCAATTACTCCGCCGATTTGATTAAGTGTTTTTCTGAATAGAGTATAAGTTTCTTCATCTTTCACTACAACAATTCCGCCTACTACGTCTGCATGACCGTTTAAGAATTTTGTAAGACTATGCATCACAACATCGGCACCGAGTGCTAAAGGATTTTGAAGTGCCGGACTCATGAATGTATTATCAACCGCAACTTTTGCATTATGTTTATGAGCTACTTCAGAAATAGTTTTTATATCTGAAATACATAATGTTGGATTTCCGGGAGTTTCCAGATATACAACTTTCGTATTCGGTTTAATAGCATCAATTACATTTTGAACTTTTGAAGTATCAACGAAAGTTGTTTCAACTCCGAACTTCTTCATAATTGTGTTTAGAAGAGTTGTTGTCGGTCCGTAAACAGCTGCAGAACAAACAACATGATCACCAGCCTGAGTAAGTGCTGCAAAGATTGTATGAACAGCAGCCATACCGCTTCCGCAGCCCAGTGCTTTGTGACCTCCTTCAAGTTCAGCAATAGCATCTTCCATTGCCTGAACAGTCGGGTTTAACATTCTTGTATAGATGTAACCTTTTTCCTCACCAGCAAAAAGTGAAGCACCGTGTTGAGCTGATTTAAATTTAAATGTAGAGGTTTGATATATTGGAGGAACTACCGAGCCGTATTCATATTCATCGATACCTGCGTGTACACATTTGGTCTGAAAATCTTCATTATTGTGTTTTTTCATTTTGATCTCCCTTGATCCTATAATATTATTTTTTTCGCTGTTACAAACATAGGCAATTTTATTGTGAGTAGGGAATAGCTCAAATAATCCTAAACAGATGAACATTCAGAGACCGTTCCCTACAAAACAAATACTTATAATCTATTATCGCATTAATGATGGATTTTCTTGAATTCATATTTTGTAAACTCAATAAAATCATCAACACTTAGAGTTAAAGATTTTACAATTCCATTTTCAATTTCAAACGGAATTACTTTAACCCCGTAAGTCGGATCACTGTAAGTACAAAGGAACCTGTTTTCGTTTATGAATTCAAGTTTGCCCTTAAGTTTTGAATGATGTTCGAAATTTATTTCAAGAATATTTTCATTTTTTGTGATATCTATGTAACCATAAACTTCATTCTCATATCTTCCGGTAAGTTTTCCTAAATCAATTGAAGATGCCAGGTTCATGCTGACTGAATCGCGCATATCTTTAATCCATTTTGCCCTGTTGAGGTTTCTCCGGTTAAATGATTCATAAAATGTTGAATCATAATTTCTATAAGGTAGCCCGAGATAGGCATCAATTATTTCCCATTTCAACGAGACAAAAAAAGGATTCTGATCAGTATTTGTTAACACAACTAC
It includes:
- a CDS encoding PLP-dependent transferase, with translation MKKHNNEDFQTKCVHAGIDEYEYGSVVPPIYQTSTFKFKSAQHGASLFAGEEKGYIYTRMLNPTVQAMEDAIAELEGGHKALGCGSGMAAVHTIFAALTQAGDHVVCSAAVYGPTTTLLNTIMKKFGVETTFVDTSKVQNVIDAIKPNTKVVYLETPGNPTLCISDIKTISEVAHKHNAKVAVDNTFMSPALQNPLALGADVVMHSLTKFLNGHADVVGGIVVVKDEETYTLFRKTLNQIGGVIDPFNSFLVHRGLKTLALRMERHCESAQIIAEWLEKHPLIKTISFPGLKSHPQYELGKNQHKGPGGMITFELEGGFEAGQVMMNSVQLCQLAVSLGGVESLIQHPASMTHYSMGKEARLAGGITEGLVRLSVGIENVNDIINDLEQALEKVKEAHLKEVAVHV
- a CDS encoding tetratricopeptide repeat protein, translated to MKTFTFLLTAFLLISITSEAQRRDSGNIRDGDGGRLDRVDNKPPTTIVQPPVKPTVPVYHDPTPVQSTPICYAPEPVIVEIIEVYPDPDCILYPPDESTNLDDILYLTIKQSAISNFNNEEYLLAINQLTDAINEDPLDAELFLYLGRCYIGINEYPDAIKNLSTSIKLDSLYDEAYYYRGLAKYYDGKRNEASIDLISARSLGNDQAAAILKKYFRM